Proteins from a single region of Macaca fascicularis isolate 582-1 chromosome 5, T2T-MFA8v1.1:
- the IL2 gene encoding interleukin-2, whose amino-acid sequence MYRMQLLSCIALSLALVTNSAPTSSSTKKTQLQLEHLLLDLQMILNGINNYKNPKLTRMLTFKFYMPKKATELKHLQCLEEELKPLEEVLNLAQSKNFHLRDTKDLISNINVIVLELKGSETTLMCEYADETATIVEFLNRWITFCQSIISTLT is encoded by the exons ATGTACAGGATGCAACTCCTGTCTTGCATTGCACTAAGTCTTGCACTTGTCACAAACAGTGCACCTACTTCAAGTTCTACAAAGAAAACACAGCTACAACTGGAGCATTTACTGCTGGATTTACAGATGATTTTGAATGGAATTAAT AATTACAAGAATCCCAAACTCACCAGGATGCTCACATTTAAGTTTTACATGCCCAAGAAG GCCACAGAATTGAAACATCTTCAGTGTCTAGAAGAAGAACTCAAACCTCTGGAGGAAGTGCTAAATTTAGCTCAAAGCAAAAACTTTCACTTAAGAGATACCAAGGACTTAATCAGCAATATCAACGTAATAGTTCTGGAACTAAAG GGATCTGAAACAACACTGATGTGTGAATATGCTGATGAGACAGCAACCATTGTAGAATTTCTGAACAGATGGATTACCTTTTGTCAAAGCATCATCTCAACACTGACCTGA